The Methylomicrobium agile genome has a segment encoding these proteins:
- a CDS encoding disulfide bond formation protein B, which yields MNKNWLERIRLTPRIGFFLGFFGCVFLLSMGAYFQFVGGLEPCPLCISQRIGILLTGIVFLIAGLHNPGSAGVKVYAILGTLTALGGGSVSVRHVWLQHLPPEEVPECGPGLEYVFNNFPLTETLKLMLSGTGDCAKVDWTFWGLSMPAWTLVAFLMLAALSLLQFWNARPRGSESSRD from the coding sequence ATGAACAAAAATTGGCTGGAACGGATAAGGTTGACTCCCCGCATAGGGTTCTTTCTGGGATTCTTCGGCTGCGTTTTTCTGTTGTCGATGGGCGCTTATTTTCAGTTCGTCGGCGGACTGGAGCCGTGCCCGTTGTGTATTTCCCAGCGTATCGGGATCTTGCTGACCGGGATCGTGTTTCTGATTGCCGGACTGCATAATCCGGGCAGCGCCGGCGTCAAAGTTTATGCGATTCTGGGAACGCTGACCGCACTGGGCGGCGGCTCGGTGTCGGTCCGGCACGTCTGGCTGCAGCATCTGCCGCCCGAAGAGGTGCCCGAATGCGGCCCGGGACTCGAATACGTCTTCAACAATTTTCCGCTGACCGAAACGCTGAAGCTGATGCTGAGCGGTACGGGCGATTGCGCAAAAGTCGACTGGACTTTCTGGGGGCTGAGCATGCCGGCCTGGACCTTGGTCGCCTTTTTGATGCTGGCCGCGCTGAGCCTGCTGCAGTTCTGGAACGCCAGGCCGCGTGGATCGGAATCTTCGAGGGACTGA
- a CDS encoding sulfite exporter TauE/SafE family protein: MLLGAVAGLFAGLFGIGGGLIMVPVLAMLFAAQGFAPGQVMIMSVATSLATIILTSIASVIAHHRLGAVIWDKVWRLVPGIMAGAVLGTVIADRISGEVLRIVFVIYLLYVSLQLALQRKPNVGGKPSSRLQDHAMALLTGSLSAIIGIGGGSLTVPYLVHFRIPIRNAVAVSSACGLPIAIAGTAGYILLGFKAPLLPEWSLGYIYLPAFAGIVLTSVLTAPIGAKLAGIVPAQKLKRYFALLLLIMAAKMIWL, from the coding sequence ATGCTGCTGGGTGCCGTGGCCGGCTTGTTTGCGGGACTTTTCGGCATCGGCGGCGGCCTGATCATGGTGCCGGTGCTGGCGATGTTGTTCGCGGCGCAAGGGTTCGCCCCGGGGCAGGTGATGATCATGTCGGTCGCGACTTCATTGGCGACGATCATCCTGACCTCGATCGCATCGGTGATCGCGCACCATCGGCTCGGCGCGGTGATCTGGGACAAGGTTTGGCGTCTGGTGCCCGGCATCATGGCGGGGGCGGTACTCGGTACGGTGATTGCCGACCGGATTTCGGGCGAGGTATTGCGGATCGTGTTCGTTATCTATCTGTTGTATGTCTCGTTGCAGTTGGCGCTGCAAAGAAAGCCGAACGTCGGCGGGAAACCTTCTTCGCGGCTTCAGGATCATGCGATGGCCTTGTTGACCGGCAGTCTATCGGCCATTATCGGGATTGGGGGCGGCTCGCTGACTGTGCCGTATCTGGTGCATTTCCGGATTCCCATCCGGAATGCGGTCGCGGTGTCCAGCGCCTGCGGGCTGCCGATCGCGATTGCCGGAACCGCCGGTTATATCCTGCTGGGCTTCAAGGCGCCGCTGTTGCCCGAATGGAGTTTGGGGTATATTTATCTGCCTGCGTTCGCCGGAATCGTATTGACCAGCGTGCTCACCGCGCCGATCGGCGCGAAGCTGGCCGGGATCGTTCCGGCGCAAAAACTGAAACGCTACTTCGCGTTGTTGTTGCTGATCATGGCGGCCAAAATGATCTGGCTCTAG
- a CDS encoding multifunctional CCA addition/repair protein, whose translation MEIYLVGGAVRDSLLKLPVEERDWVVIGETNESMIRRGFRPVGKDFPVFLHPDSHEEYALARTERKTAPGYRGFAVNAAPDVTLEQDLLRRDLTINAMAMTADGRLVDPYGGRADLEKRILRHVSPAFAEDPVRILRIARFAARYQRLGFTVAPETLALMRRMVAAGEADFLVPERVWAELAKALKEPGPAAFFRTLRDCGALAAVFPEIDRLFGVPQPEKHHPEIDTGVHTLMCLEQAARLSAKPVVRFAALTHDLGKGVTPKDNWPHHYGHEQRGLGVLETMCARLRVPNAFKALALQVAKYHTHCHKAFELRPGTLTDTLAALGAFKPRHSLDDFLAACEADARGRKGFEGRPYPQAEFMRGAARAGAEADTASILNGGLKGPEIGEAVRLARIAAIGDFTRQHLAGREIKEKP comes from the coding sequence ATGGAAATTTATCTGGTCGGCGGCGCAGTGCGCGACAGTTTGCTGAAGCTTCCGGTCGAAGAACGCGATTGGGTCGTCATCGGCGAAACGAACGAGTCGATGATCCGCCGGGGATTTCGGCCGGTAGGCAAGGATTTTCCGGTGTTCCTGCATCCGGACAGCCACGAAGAATACGCGCTGGCCCGAACCGAGCGCAAAACCGCGCCCGGCTACAGGGGGTTTGCGGTGAACGCGGCGCCGGATGTCACCCTGGAGCAGGATTTGCTGCGCCGCGATCTGACGATCAATGCGATGGCGATGACCGCGGACGGCCGACTGGTCGACCCGTACGGCGGCCGCGCCGATCTTGAAAAGCGTATTTTGCGTCATGTATCTCCGGCTTTCGCGGAAGATCCGGTGCGCATTCTGCGGATTGCCCGCTTCGCGGCGCGCTATCAGCGCCTCGGCTTCACGGTCGCGCCGGAAACGCTCGCGCTGATGCGCAGGATGGTCGCGGCAGGCGAAGCCGACTTCCTGGTCCCCGAACGGGTCTGGGCCGAACTGGCGAAAGCCCTGAAAGAGCCCGGCCCGGCCGCCTTTTTCCGGACCCTCAGGGACTGCGGTGCGCTCGCGGCCGTGTTTCCGGAAATCGACCGCCTGTTCGGCGTGCCGCAGCCCGAGAAGCATCATCCCGAAATCGACACCGGCGTGCATACGCTGATGTGTCTGGAACAGGCCGCACGGCTGTCCGCTAAACCCGTCGTCCGGTTCGCCGCGCTGACGCATGACCTCGGCAAAGGGGTCACGCCGAAGGACAACTGGCCGCATCACTACGGGCACGAGCAGCGCGGGCTCGGCGTGCTGGAGACAATGTGCGCGCGCCTGCGCGTGCCGAACGCGTTCAAGGCGCTCGCACTGCAAGTCGCCAAATACCATACCCATTGCCATAAGGCGTTCGAACTGCGGCCGGGCACCCTGACCGATACGCTGGCCGCGCTAGGAGCATTCAAACCTCGCCATTCGCTCGACGATTTTTTAGCGGCGTGCGAAGCGGATGCCAGAGGCCGCAAGGGCTTTGAAGGGCGGCCCTACCCGCAAGCCGAATTCATGCGCGGCGCGGCGCGGGCCGGCGCCGAGGCGGATACCGCCTCCATACTGAACGGCGGCCTGAAGGGACCGGAGATCGGCGAAGCGGTCCGCCTGGCGCGCATTGCGGCGATCGGCGATTTTACCCGGCAACATCTTGCGGGCCGGGAGATAAAGGAAAAACCTTGA
- a CDS encoding YajQ family cyclic di-GMP-binding protein, whose protein sequence is MPSFDIVSEFDKQEARNAVDQANKEVSTRFDFKGTHSSYELNDNKLLMTSGSEFQLQQMLDIVQTKLTKRGVDIGCLDIAEPKASGKVVRQEITLKQGIDPALAKKIVKMIKDKKLKVQAAIQGDQVRVTGKQRDDLQEVIQMLKQEKLEMPLQYINFRD, encoded by the coding sequence ATGCCCTCTTTTGACATTGTTTCCGAATTCGATAAACAGGAAGCCCGTAACGCGGTGGATCAGGCCAACAAGGAAGTCTCGACCCGCTTCGACTTCAAAGGCACCCACTCCAGCTACGAACTGAACGACAATAAGCTCCTGATGACCTCCGGCTCGGAATTTCAACTGCAGCAAATGCTCGATATCGTACAGACCAAGCTGACCAAACGCGGCGTCGATATCGGCTGCCTGGACATTGCGGAACCTAAAGCGAGCGGCAAGGTCGTGCGCCAGGAAATCACGCTTAAACAGGGCATCGATCCGGCGCTGGCCAAAAAAATCGTCAAAATGATCAAGGACAAAAAATTGAAAGTGCAGGCCGCGATCCAGGGGGATCAGGTCCGCGTGACCGGCAAACAGCGCGACGATCTGCAGGAGGTGATTCAAATGCTGAAGCAGGAGAAGCTGGAGATGCCTCTGCAGTACATCAACTTCAGGGATTGA